The Caballeronia sp. TF1N1 genome includes a window with the following:
- a CDS encoding DeoR/GlpR family DNA-binding transcription regulator, which produces MLTNKSSLKRRLQIVELVRKRGEVSVEELSQAFDVSSVTIRSDLTYLEQQRYLLRSFGKARYLVQKTGDDILVPASDGATRKASETMIARIAAEAVGDHEALLLGAGEIIHKIIPFLSDRANLSLLVQDVAVAGMAQRFLHCELLLTGGQLEHGATAMTGPDAEASVARHSLDLCILQASGLDRDGNLLAADPAQARVAQAARRTAKRTVVVAYQPLLDERNGEVFASVAEIDTLIMDDGIDSPTLDTVSRNGLQLQRRDSGILEFRQN; this is translated from the coding sequence ATGCTCACCAACAAGAGTTCGCTTAAGCGGCGGCTACAGATCGTCGAGCTTGTGCGCAAGCGCGGCGAAGTGTCTGTCGAGGAACTCAGTCAGGCGTTCGACGTTTCGAGCGTCACCATTCGAAGTGATCTGACGTATCTCGAGCAGCAGCGTTATTTGCTGCGCTCGTTTGGCAAGGCGCGCTATCTCGTGCAGAAAACGGGCGACGACATTCTCGTGCCGGCGTCGGATGGCGCCACGCGCAAGGCGTCCGAGACCATGATCGCGCGCATTGCCGCTGAAGCCGTGGGCGATCACGAAGCACTCTTGCTGGGGGCGGGAGAGATCATTCACAAGATCATTCCGTTTTTGTCGGACCGCGCCAACCTGTCGCTTCTCGTGCAGGACGTCGCGGTCGCCGGCATGGCGCAGCGCTTTCTGCATTGCGAGTTGCTTCTGACCGGCGGCCAACTGGAGCATGGCGCAACTGCCATGACTGGACCCGACGCCGAGGCTTCGGTGGCGCGTCATTCGCTCGATCTGTGCATTCTTCAGGCGTCGGGACTCGATCGCGACGGCAATCTGCTGGCTGCCGACCCTGCGCAGGCACGCGTTGCGCAAGCGGCAAGACGTACGGCCAAGCGGACGGTCGTCGTCGCTTATCAGCCGCTGCTCGACGAGCGCAACGGCGAAGTCTTCGCAAGCGTGGCAGAGATCGACACGTTGATAATGGATGACGGTATCGATTCGCCGACGCTCGACACCGTGTCGCGCAACGGTCTGCAATTGCAGCGAAGGGATAGCGGCATTCTGGAGTTTAGGCAGAATTAA
- a CDS encoding ABC transporter permease: MSKPTLAASERARPRRGFAAQLLHSRETGIVGALLIMVVLLSIFAPDFASKGNLLNDARNLSFIGIVVLGQAAVMITGGIDLSVGSVWGLAAVASAAMMQAGMPVFPACVLTLLIAACVGLFNGFCVTKLRMLPFVPTLATMSIARALALVITRGKAIDGFRPDGDSFFALGGGDFLDLPVPFLIFVALAIVSAIVLKRTVYGRQLYAVGGNERAAMLTGLNVDRLKMSVYVMSSVLAGLAGIIEVSYLSSAISNQGLGKELSVIAAAVIGGTALSGGEGTVIGVFVGTVILEVLRNGLVLLGTDAYWQGVFVGSVIVLAVFIDQLRKGVWRRR, from the coding sequence ATGAGCAAGCCAACGCTGGCAGCCAGCGAGCGGGCGAGACCCCGTCGCGGGTTCGCCGCTCAATTGCTGCACTCGCGCGAAACCGGTATCGTCGGCGCCCTGCTGATCATGGTCGTGCTTCTGTCGATCTTCGCGCCCGACTTCGCGAGCAAGGGCAACCTCCTCAACGACGCACGCAACCTGTCCTTCATCGGCATCGTGGTGCTGGGGCAGGCGGCGGTGATGATCACCGGCGGCATCGATCTCTCGGTCGGCAGCGTATGGGGACTGGCCGCCGTCGCGTCAGCCGCGATGATGCAGGCCGGCATGCCTGTGTTTCCCGCTTGCGTGCTGACGCTGCTCATAGCCGCGTGCGTCGGCCTCTTCAACGGCTTCTGCGTCACCAAACTGCGCATGCTGCCCTTCGTGCCTACGCTTGCCACCATGAGCATTGCGCGGGCGTTGGCGCTCGTCATTACGCGCGGCAAGGCTATCGATGGCTTTCGTCCCGACGGCGATTCGTTTTTTGCCCTCGGCGGCGGCGACTTTCTCGATCTGCCCGTACCGTTTCTGATTTTCGTGGCGCTCGCCATCGTGTCCGCCATCGTTCTGAAGCGTACCGTCTATGGCCGCCAGTTATACGCGGTAGGCGGCAACGAACGCGCGGCCATGCTCACCGGCCTCAACGTCGACCGCCTCAAGATGAGCGTCTACGTGATGTCGTCGGTGCTCGCGGGTCTCGCGGGCATCATCGAAGTGAGCTATCTCTCGTCGGCAATCTCCAATCAAGGATTGGGCAAGGAGCTGAGCGTGATCGCGGCGGCTGTCATCGGCGGAACGGCGTTGTCCGGCGGCGAAGGTACCGTGATCGGCGTATTCGTCGGCACCGTCATTCTCGAAGTGCTGCGCAACGGTCTCGTTCTGCTCGGCACGGACGCTTACTGGCAAGGGGTGTTCGTCGGTTCGGTGATCGTTCTTGCCGTGTTTATCGATCAACTTAGAAAAGGCGTCTGGCGACGTCGATGA
- a CDS encoding D-tagatose-bisphosphate aldolase, class II, non-catalytic subunit gives MTDIVTRLTGDERAAERLKGIYSICSAHHWVIEAAMKQALDDDTPLLLESTSNQVDQYGGYTGMKPADFVRFVHGLADRMGFDCHRLLLGGDHLGPNAWRNLPAEDAMQRADALIDAYAAAGFRKLHLDASMPCADDPARLSDEVVAERAARMCAVAEAAAARVGLAEGPVYIIGTEVPVPGGASEELATVEVTHASAALDTVAVHRKAWHARGLGAAWERVVGLVVQPGVEFDHTRVVDYAPALASGLSKVLERLPGIVFEAHSTDYQKPEALSALVDDGFAILKVGPGVTFALREALYALADIECELLAPNVRSNLREIVERVMREKPNNWEKYYRGSDAEKRLLRTYSYSDRVRYYWSDHDIDESTRKLVANLANIGIRENLISRYLPEQYWQVRRGSIDASPMSLIYSKVRDVIRVYAEACRMHT, from the coding sequence ATGACTGACATCGTCACGCGCTTGACCGGCGACGAGCGCGCCGCCGAGCGCCTGAAAGGCATCTATTCGATTTGTTCGGCGCATCACTGGGTGATCGAAGCCGCGATGAAGCAGGCGCTCGATGACGACACGCCCTTGCTCCTGGAATCGACATCGAATCAGGTGGATCAGTATGGTGGTTACACCGGCATGAAGCCTGCGGATTTCGTTCGCTTCGTGCATGGGCTTGCCGATCGCATGGGATTTGATTGCCATAGATTGCTTCTCGGTGGCGATCATCTAGGCCCTAACGCATGGCGTAATCTGCCTGCCGAAGATGCCATGCAACGCGCCGATGCCTTGATCGATGCTTATGCCGCCGCAGGTTTCAGAAAGCTCCATCTCGATGCAAGCATGCCCTGCGCCGATGACCCCGCGCGTCTATCCGACGAGGTCGTGGCCGAACGTGCCGCGCGTATGTGCGCCGTCGCCGAAGCGGCTGCCGCGCGCGTGGGGCTCGCCGAAGGTCCGGTGTATATCATCGGCACTGAAGTGCCCGTTCCGGGCGGTGCATCGGAAGAACTCGCCACCGTGGAGGTTACGCACGCGAGCGCTGCGCTCGATACCGTCGCCGTGCATCGCAAGGCTTGGCATGCACGCGGACTCGGCGCGGCGTGGGAGCGTGTGGTGGGACTCGTCGTTCAACCCGGCGTGGAGTTCGATCATACGAGGGTCGTCGACTACGCCCCCGCGCTTGCAAGCGGACTTTCCAAGGTGCTCGAAAGGCTACCGGGTATCGTGTTCGAAGCGCATTCCACCGATTATCAAAAGCCCGAAGCGCTCTCGGCGCTGGTCGATGATGGCTTCGCCATTCTCAAGGTGGGACCGGGCGTAACCTTCGCTTTGCGTGAAGCGCTTTATGCATTGGCGGACATCGAGTGCGAACTCCTCGCGCCGAATGTCCGGTCGAATCTGCGTGAGATAGTCGAACGCGTGATGCGCGAGAAACCCAACAACTGGGAGAAGTACTATCGCGGCAGCGACGCGGAGAAGCGGTTGCTGCGAACCTATAGCTATAGCGACCGCGTGCGCTACTACTGGTCCGACCATGATATCGATGAGTCGACGCGCAAGCTGGTGGCGAACCTCGCGAACATCGGCATACGGGAAAACCTCATCAGCCGCTATCTGCCGGAGCAATACTGGCAGGTGAGGCGGGGGTCGATCGATGCATCGCCCATGAGCCTTATTTACAGCAAGGTCCGCGACGTAATCCGTGTTTATGCGGAGGCCTGCCGCATGCATACGTAG
- a CDS encoding sugar-binding protein: MTRTMLSAVAATLLLGIGIAQSQAADKKVFAVVPKALGVAFYADAEKGCKEEAAKIGAECLFTGPAQLDDAEQGRIVRDLITKKVAGIAIAPNNADSISGVISAALAKNIPVVTFDSDAPKSKRIAFIGTNNEAGGEAAGEAFAKALPKGGTYAVLTGGLSAANLNERIKGFKSKLNGDFKEVSGSPFACNDDSSTGVQLIQDMLAKNPKLDGIFFAGGWPMFAPEAYIRAVRNKAADIKAGKFVIVSFDTLPSQIKLLKEGYATTLIGQRPLTMGTESVKQLDALTKGGKVPPVTDTGVDIVNSSNVDKFVGGK; encoded by the coding sequence ATGACACGCACCATGCTCAGTGCCGTAGCCGCTACGCTCCTGCTCGGGATAGGCATTGCCCAGTCGCAGGCGGCGGACAAGAAGGTGTTCGCCGTCGTACCGAAAGCGCTCGGCGTCGCGTTCTATGCCGACGCGGAAAAAGGCTGCAAGGAAGAAGCCGCGAAGATCGGCGCCGAATGTCTGTTCACCGGCCCGGCCCAGCTCGACGACGCAGAACAAGGCCGCATCGTGCGCGATCTGATCACCAAGAAGGTCGCGGGTATCGCCATCGCGCCGAACAATGCGGATTCGATCAGCGGCGTCATCAGCGCGGCATTGGCGAAGAACATACCGGTCGTGACCTTCGACTCGGACGCGCCGAAGTCCAAACGCATTGCTTTCATCGGCACGAACAACGAAGCGGGCGGCGAAGCGGCGGGCGAAGCGTTTGCTAAGGCGCTGCCCAAGGGCGGCACGTATGCGGTTCTGACAGGCGGCTTGTCGGCGGCGAATCTCAACGAGCGCATCAAGGGCTTCAAGTCGAAGCTCAATGGCGACTTCAAGGAAGTGTCGGGCTCGCCTTTCGCCTGCAACGACGATTCGAGCACGGGCGTGCAGCTCATTCAGGACATGCTCGCGAAGAACCCGAAACTCGACGGCATCTTCTTCGCTGGCGGCTGGCCCATGTTCGCGCCCGAGGCCTATATTCGCGCGGTTCGCAACAAGGCTGCCGATATCAAGGCGGGCAAGTTCGTGATCGTTTCGTTCGATACCTTGCCATCGCAGATCAAGCTGCTGAAGGAAGGTTATGCGACGACGCTGATCGGTCAGCGGCCGCTCACGATGGGCACCGAATCCGTCAAGCAACTCGATGCGCTGACCAAGGGTGGCAAGGTGCCACCGGTCACGGATACGGGCGTGGATATCGTCAACTCGTCGAACGTCGATAAATTCGTCGGCGGTAAATGA
- a CDS encoding sugar ABC transporter ATP-binding protein: MTVLLSVEQITKTYPGVKALQEVSFNVEAGTVHAVMGENGAGKSTLMQVIAGAHAPTSGRMMFDGQEVEFSSTRDAAAKGISIVFQELMLAPNMTIAENIFLGAEPRMARVLVDRGVLLTRAKAAMKRLGIALDPDTRLGDLTIAQQQLIEICKALIHEPRLLILDEPTSSLSEADSLTLFKVVHELRASGVTILYISHRMREVFDNCDAVTVLRDGKHVRTARLVDTSPDEVVRLMVGRDLAEVRRIKPDNAHQPIVLQVDSLGDDERYRDVSFSLRRGEIVGLAGLIGAGRSEVAMGIFGAPPPKHGNVTIEGKPVRIAKPRDAMKLGIGLVPEDRKDQGLVLGMSVGSNLSLAALGLGRLSRGTVIRPLQEARMIDSYVGRFNIKTPTVEQLVGLLSGGNQQKVVLAKWLASKPRVLIVDEPTRGVDVGTKAEIYALMRELAREGLAILVISSDLPEILTISDRILVMRGGQLAGEVGFDDASEERIMSLAALEHADPAHPEVKPKGFVA, from the coding sequence ATGACCGTGCTGTTGAGCGTTGAGCAGATAACGAAGACCTATCCCGGCGTGAAAGCGCTGCAGGAAGTGTCCTTCAATGTCGAGGCCGGCACCGTGCATGCGGTCATGGGCGAGAACGGCGCGGGCAAGTCGACCTTGATGCAAGTGATCGCAGGGGCACATGCGCCGACCTCGGGACGCATGATGTTCGACGGTCAGGAGGTCGAGTTTTCGAGTACGCGCGATGCCGCCGCCAAGGGCATCTCCATCGTCTTTCAGGAGTTGATGCTCGCGCCGAACATGACGATTGCCGAGAACATCTTTCTCGGCGCGGAGCCGCGCATGGCGCGCGTGCTGGTCGATCGCGGCGTGCTGTTGACGAGAGCGAAGGCCGCGATGAAACGGCTCGGCATCGCACTCGATCCCGATACGCGTCTCGGCGATCTCACCATCGCGCAGCAGCAGTTGATCGAGATATGCAAGGCGTTGATTCACGAGCCGCGCCTTTTGATTCTCGATGAACCGACTTCGAGTCTTTCCGAAGCCGACTCCCTGACGCTCTTCAAAGTGGTTCACGAACTGCGCGCGAGCGGCGTGACCATTCTCTATATCTCGCATCGCATGCGCGAAGTGTTCGACAACTGCGACGCGGTGACCGTTCTTCGCGACGGCAAGCACGTGCGTACCGCGCGTCTTGTCGATACCTCACCCGATGAAGTCGTGCGCCTGATGGTGGGCCGCGATCTCGCCGAAGTACGGCGTATCAAGCCCGATAACGCGCATCAGCCAATCGTGCTGCAAGTGGATAGTCTGGGCGACGACGAGCGTTATCGCGACGTATCGTTTTCGTTGCGACGCGGCGAGATCGTGGGACTTGCCGGACTGATCGGCGCAGGACGTTCAGAAGTGGCGATGGGTATCTTCGGTGCGCCGCCGCCGAAGCATGGCAACGTCACCATCGAAGGCAAGCCGGTCAGGATCGCGAAGCCTCGCGATGCAATGAAGCTCGGAATCGGGCTCGTGCCCGAGGACCGCAAGGATCAGGGGCTCGTGCTCGGCATGTCGGTGGGCAGCAACCTGTCGCTCGCTGCGCTGGGGCTTGGGCGTCTTTCGAGGGGCACGGTCATTCGCCCGTTGCAGGAAGCGCGCATGATCGACAGTTACGTCGGGCGCTTCAACATCAAGACGCCGACCGTCGAACAACTCGTGGGTCTCTTGAGCGGCGGCAATCAGCAGAAGGTGGTGCTGGCGAAATGGCTCGCGTCGAAGCCGCGTGTCCTGATCGTCGATGAACCCACGCGCGGCGTGGACGTCGGCACTAAAGCCGAGATTTACGCGCTCATGCGCGAACTTGCCCGAGAAGGTCTCGCCATTCTCGTCATCTCCAGCGACCTCCCGGAGATACTGACCATCTCCGACCGCATCCTTGTCATGCGCGGCGGTCAGCTTGCGGGTGAAGTCGGCTTCGACGACGCCTCCGAGGAACGCATCATGTCGCTGGCCGCGCTCGAACATGCTGACCCGGCACATCCCGAGGTCAAGCCAAAAGGCTTCGTGGCCTAG
- a CDS encoding sugar kinase, with the protein MDEAQAQAQEAGRTGYIVTMGEILVEILATQIGQSFRRPGTLMGPYASGAPAIFIDQVAKSGSRCAIIGCVGDDDFGVLNVERLRDDGVDVSGISVIKSATTGSAFVTYREDGDRDFIYNIANSASGHLSVGEIREHLLKECGHFHVMGSSLFSFRIIEAMKKVIETVKANGGTVSFDPNIRKEMLRIPEMREALDFILDYTDVFLPSGHEVMLLANARTEQGAIDELLARGVREVVIKRGKDGCSHYDGNHASHFAALSVTEVDPTGAGDCFGGTYIACRAQGFSVERALEYASAAGARAVTFRGPMEGTATLAELDAFIAATSEAKHD; encoded by the coding sequence ATGGACGAAGCTCAAGCTCAAGCGCAAGAGGCCGGCCGCACCGGCTACATCGTAACGATGGGCGAGATCCTCGTCGAAATCCTGGCGACTCAAATCGGGCAGTCGTTTCGCCGGCCAGGCACGTTGATGGGACCGTATGCGAGCGGCGCGCCTGCCATCTTCATCGATCAGGTGGCGAAGTCGGGCAGTCGTTGCGCGATCATCGGCTGCGTCGGCGACGACGACTTCGGCGTGCTCAACGTCGAACGGTTGCGTGACGACGGCGTCGATGTGTCGGGCATCTCCGTGATCAAATCCGCGACGACAGGTAGTGCCTTCGTGACGTATCGCGAAGACGGCGACCGCGACTTCATCTACAACATTGCGAATAGCGCATCGGGGCATTTATCAGTCGGCGAGATCCGCGAGCACTTGCTGAAAGAGTGCGGTCACTTTCATGTGATGGGCTCATCGCTGTTCTCGTTTCGCATCATCGAGGCGATGAAGAAGGTGATCGAGACCGTGAAGGCAAACGGCGGTACGGTTAGCTTCGATCCAAACATTCGCAAGGAAATGCTGCGCATTCCGGAGATGCGCGAGGCGCTCGACTTCATTCTCGATTACACCGATGTGTTTCTTCCGAGCGGCCACGAAGTAATGCTGCTTGCGAATGCGCGAACGGAGCAAGGCGCAATCGACGAACTGCTTGCGCGCGGCGTGCGCGAGGTCGTCATCAAGCGCGGCAAGGACGGCTGTAGTCATTACGACGGCAATCACGCGAGCCATTTCGCGGCGTTGTCGGTTACGGAGGTCGATCCTACCGGCGCGGGCGATTGCTTCGGCGGGACATACATTGCGTGCCGCGCGCAGGGCTTTTCCGTGGAGCGCGCGCTCGAGTATGCAAGCGCGGCGGGCGCGCGGGCCGTGACGTTCCGTGGTCCGATGGAAGGCACGGCGACACTTGCCGAACTCGATGCGTTCATCGCCGCGACATCGGAGGCAAAGCATGACTGA